The Nocardioides humi genome includes a region encoding these proteins:
- a CDS encoding 2'-5' RNA ligase family protein: MAHSVLAVPVPALEPYVRARWEHYDAAWVSRDPAFTHAHITALAPFLPAPSAADLARVAEIARTTPAFDFVLDEVAAFPDGIVHAVPTPAAPFAELTARLWRAFPDCPPYAGEFADVVPHLTLDRLGPAVSIGSVAAEVGGLLPARTRAERLELQWYDEGDCRVLAAWPLGAPAVGDPVVSGPARGAGRAATSSSRAAGP, from the coding sequence GTGGCCCATTCCGTCCTCGCGGTCCCCGTCCCGGCCCTCGAGCCGTACGTCCGCGCGCGCTGGGAGCACTACGACGCCGCCTGGGTCTCCCGGGACCCGGCCTTCACCCACGCCCACATCACCGCGTTGGCGCCCTTCCTGCCCGCGCCCTCGGCCGCCGACCTGGCCCGGGTGGCGGAGATCGCCCGCACCACGCCGGCCTTCGACTTCGTGCTCGACGAGGTCGCCGCGTTCCCGGACGGCATCGTCCACGCCGTGCCCACGCCCGCCGCCCCCTTCGCCGAGCTGACCGCGCGGCTGTGGCGGGCGTTCCCGGACTGTCCTCCCTACGCCGGTGAGTTCGCGGACGTCGTCCCCCACCTGACGCTGGACCGCCTCGGCCCCGCCGTCTCCATCGGCTCGGTAGCGGCGGAGGTCGGCGGCCTGCTGCCGGCGCGCACGCGGGCGGAGCGTCTGGAGCTGCAGTGGTACGACGAGGGGGACTGCCGCGTCCTCGCCGCCTGGCCGCTCGGCGCCCCGGCGGTCGGGGATCCGGTCGTCAGTGGTCCGGCCCGGGGAGCCGGTCGCGCAGCCACGTCGTCGTCCCGGGCGGCAGGCCCTTGA
- a CDS encoding amidohydrolase family protein, whose amino-acid sequence MGRSPARIDVHHHVVPPTYADLLRARAIRPGGVDVPSWTAERAMRLMDRNGIATSILSLSTPGAWFGDDDQARRIAREVNEYAADIVRDHPGRFGFFATLTVPDLAGSLAEAAYALDDLGADGIVLLSNAAGCYPYEKGLEPLLAYLHERRAVVFLHPGELPAEPAPGIPSFTADFLLDTVRAATGLVLSGALEKYDGIRWILSHAGGFLPYIAHRVLLTMIRDEPKMAQAKAMVARRRERERRLDVLRRFYFDVALSSGLHALPSLLSFADPAHVLYGSDYPFAPAPAVRFMRQEYEDVALEPGQRSAVDRTNALALFPRLSEKSA is encoded by the coding sequence ATGGGCAGGAGCCCGGCGCGGATCGACGTCCACCACCACGTCGTACCGCCGACCTATGCCGACCTCCTCCGGGCCAGGGCCATCCGGCCCGGCGGAGTCGACGTGCCGTCATGGACGGCCGAGCGGGCGATGCGCCTCATGGACCGCAACGGCATCGCGACCAGCATCCTGTCGCTGTCCACGCCCGGCGCGTGGTTCGGCGACGACGACCAGGCGCGTCGCATCGCCCGCGAGGTCAACGAGTACGCCGCCGACATCGTGCGCGACCACCCGGGAAGGTTCGGGTTCTTCGCGACCCTGACGGTGCCCGACCTGGCCGGCTCGCTCGCCGAGGCCGCGTACGCCCTCGACGACCTGGGTGCCGACGGCATCGTGCTGCTGAGCAACGCGGCCGGCTGCTACCCGTACGAGAAGGGTCTCGAGCCACTCCTGGCCTACCTGCACGAGCGCCGCGCCGTGGTGTTCCTCCACCCGGGCGAGCTGCCTGCCGAGCCGGCGCCCGGGATCCCGTCGTTCACCGCCGACTTCCTGCTCGACACCGTCCGTGCGGCGACCGGTCTGGTGCTCTCGGGTGCGTTGGAGAAGTACGACGGCATCCGCTGGATCCTCTCCCACGCCGGCGGCTTCCTGCCCTACATCGCCCACCGGGTCCTGCTCACGATGATCCGCGACGAGCCCAAGATGGCGCAGGCCAAGGCGATGGTCGCCCGCAGGCGCGAACGCGAGCGCCGCCTCGACGTACTGCGCCGCTTCTACTTCGACGTGGCACTGTCCTCGGGCCTGCACGCCCTGCCCAGCCTGCTCTCGTTCGCCGACCCGGCCCACGTCCTCTACGGCAGCGACTACCCGTTCGCGCCCGCGCCGGCCGTGCGCTTCATGCGCCAGGAGTACGAGGACGTCGCGCTCGAGCCGGGCCAGCGCTCGGCCGTCGACCGGACCAACGCGCTGGCACTGTTCCCGCGACTCAGCGAGAAGAGCGCCTGA
- a CDS encoding alpha/beta fold hydrolase: MMNTTAAQRTESTVRVGRRDLFVTEAGEGAPVVLLHGGGPGATGASNYTRNIDALAEHFRVIVPDMPGYGASSKDLDHADPFGDLALAVRGLLDALDIEKAHLVGNSYGGAAALRMALDRPDRVDRMILMGPGGIGTTRGLPTPGLTSLLGYYGGDGPSRDKLETFIRDYLVYDAGSVPDELIDLRYEASIQPEVVASPPLRRPSGPTALRTLWRMDLTRDPRLARCEVPTLVVWGADDKVNRPAGGPRLASTMRDCDLFLMANTGHWAQWERAEQFNDLAVTHLRGER, encoded by the coding sequence ATGATGAACACCACAGCTGCCCAGCGCACCGAGAGCACGGTCCGGGTCGGACGACGCGATCTGTTCGTCACCGAGGCGGGTGAGGGTGCGCCGGTCGTGCTGCTGCACGGCGGGGGACCGGGCGCGACCGGTGCTTCGAACTACACCCGCAACATCGATGCTCTTGCCGAGCACTTCCGGGTGATCGTGCCGGACATGCCGGGCTACGGTGCGTCATCGAAGGACCTCGACCACGCGGATCCGTTCGGTGACCTCGCGCTCGCGGTCCGCGGACTGCTGGACGCGCTGGACATCGAGAAGGCGCACCTCGTCGGCAACTCCTACGGAGGAGCGGCGGCGCTGCGGATGGCGCTGGACCGTCCCGACCGCGTCGACCGGATGATCCTGATGGGTCCCGGCGGCATCGGCACCACCCGCGGGCTCCCGACGCCGGGCCTCACCAGCCTGCTGGGCTACTACGGCGGCGACGGCCCGAGCCGGGACAAGCTCGAGACCTTCATCCGCGACTACCTCGTGTACGACGCCGGGTCGGTGCCCGACGAGCTGATCGACCTGCGCTACGAGGCCAGCATCCAGCCCGAGGTCGTGGCCTCCCCGCCACTGCGCCGGCCGTCGGGCCCGACCGCTCTGCGCACCCTGTGGCGGATGGACCTGACGCGTGATCCTCGTCTGGCGCGCTGCGAGGTGCCGACACTCGTGGTCTGGGGTGCCGACGACAAGGTCAACCGTCCTGCCGGCGGTCCGCGGCTGGCGAGCACGATGCGGGACTGTGACCTGTTCCTGATGGCCAACACCGGGCACTGGGCGCAGTGGGAGCGGGCCGAGCAGTTCAACGACCTGGCCGTGACCCATCTCCGGGGCGAGCGGTGA
- a CDS encoding TetR/AcrR family transcriptional regulator has product MTPPLSNIDEIISSDETICQVFLMRSSVMIRGMPDTAPAAPTRIDRRKERTRAALLAAATGFLAEGSTTVSIQQITDAADVGFGSFYNHFESKEALFEAAVADVLDTYAALRDELVAGYDDPAEVFAVSFRMTGRLQRQVPAMVKVLLNEGVGILLHDRGLAPRAIHDIRESMTAGRFDIDNPQLALMAAGGALLGLLQLLDSDPSADADLLSDQMTSRLLRAFGMDRDEAERLCARPLPAVPDLEVDPTGH; this is encoded by the coding sequence ATGACGCCCCCTCTCAGCAACATTGATGAAATCATCAGTTCCGATGAAACGATCTGTCAAGTGTTTTTGATGAGATCATCAGTTATGATCAGGGGCATGCCAGACACCGCCCCGGCCGCGCCGACCAGGATCGACCGGCGCAAGGAGCGCACCCGGGCTGCCCTGCTCGCCGCAGCCACCGGGTTCCTCGCCGAGGGCAGCACGACGGTGAGCATCCAGCAGATCACCGACGCGGCCGACGTCGGCTTCGGCAGCTTCTACAACCACTTCGAGAGCAAGGAAGCGCTCTTCGAAGCCGCTGTCGCCGACGTGCTCGACACCTACGCAGCACTGCGCGACGAGCTCGTGGCCGGGTACGACGATCCGGCCGAGGTCTTCGCCGTCAGCTTCCGCATGACAGGTCGCCTGCAGCGCCAAGTGCCGGCCATGGTGAAGGTGCTGCTCAACGAGGGCGTGGGAATCCTCCTCCACGACCGCGGACTGGCACCACGCGCCATCCACGACATCCGGGAGAGCATGACGGCCGGTCGCTTCGACATCGACAACCCGCAACTGGCCCTCATGGCTGCAGGCGGTGCGCTGCTCGGGCTCCTGCAGCTTCTCGACAGCGACCCGAGCGCAGATGCGGACCTGCTGTCCGACCAGATGACGTCGCGACTGCTGCGCGCCTTCGGCATGGACCGCGACGAAGCCGAGCGACTGTGCGCCCGCCCGCTCCCCGCCGTCCCCGACCTCGAGGTCGACCCGACAGGACACTAG
- a CDS encoding cold-shock protein — MAQGTVKWFNSEKGFGFIAPADGTPDVFVHFSAIQGTGYKSLDENQQVEFDVTQGPKGPQAENVRAV, encoded by the coding sequence ATGGCTCAGGGCACCGTCAAGTGGTTCAACAGCGAGAAGGGCTTCGGCTTCATCGCCCCGGCCGACGGCACCCCGGACGTCTTCGTCCACTTCTCGGCCATCCAGGGCACCGGCTACAAGTCCCTGGACGAGAACCAGCAGGTCGAGTTCGACGTCACCCAGGGCCCGAAGGGCCCGCAGGCGGAGAACGTCCGCGCCGTCTGA
- the arr gene encoding NAD(+)--rifampin ADP-ribosyltransferase, which translates to MSEVLDEGPFFHGTKADLREGDQLTAGFRSNYRPEVVMNHIYFTALVDGAGLAAELAPGPGEPRVYAVEPTGQFENDPNVTDKKFPGNPTRSYRSREPLRILGEVTDWTRLAPEALQAWRDRLAALRADERGEIIN; encoded by the coding sequence GTGAGCGAGGTGCTGGACGAGGGGCCGTTCTTCCATGGCACGAAGGCGGATCTGCGGGAGGGCGACCAGCTCACCGCGGGCTTCCGGTCGAACTACCGCCCGGAGGTGGTGATGAACCACATCTACTTCACCGCGCTCGTCGACGGCGCCGGGCTCGCCGCCGAGCTCGCGCCGGGCCCGGGCGAGCCCCGGGTGTACGCCGTGGAGCCGACAGGCCAGTTCGAGAACGACCCGAACGTGACCGACAAGAAGTTCCCCGGCAACCCGACGCGGTCCTACCGCAGCCGGGAGCCGCTCAGGATCCTCGGCGAGGTCACCGACTGGACGCGCCTGGCGCCGGAGGCCCTCCAGGCCTGGCGGGATCGCCTCGCGGCGCTCCGGGCGGACGAGCGCGGCGAGATCATCAACTGA
- a CDS encoding VOC family protein, which produces MSVDFLQPTTDLSVFGAVHLGYLVVESRRMTEWHRFGADAIGLHVDELDGDTLRFRLDDHACRFLVQRGPAEDLMAIGWQVDDHATFDRIIARVAERGVPIKEGTVQEAALRGVERLWRFAGPKGIVQEIFTTPLTTAEPLRMISSGFVTGESGMGHVAITSRDPLGIHRYYDTLFDSRLSDYIDENISGLTLKIRFLRVNERHHSIAVANVHGLKVDPIRTRAQHVNIEAASLEDMLGAYERVRALGFTMAWSVGQHTNDRELSFYCVTPSGFELEVGWNPIVFTPELENAWQVATHQGISVWGHQPVDPGILDKLGQIRGAALNARRPEIAVPGLSTPAGAAS; this is translated from the coding sequence GTGAGCGTCGACTTCCTCCAGCCGACGACGGACCTGTCCGTCTTCGGTGCGGTCCACCTGGGCTATCTCGTCGTGGAGTCGCGGCGGATGACCGAGTGGCACCGGTTCGGCGCGGACGCGATCGGGCTGCACGTCGACGAGCTTGACGGTGACACGCTCCGCTTCCGGCTCGACGACCACGCCTGCCGGTTCCTGGTCCAGCGCGGCCCGGCCGAGGACCTGATGGCCATCGGCTGGCAGGTCGACGACCACGCGACCTTCGACCGGATCATCGCCCGGGTGGCTGAGCGCGGCGTACCGATCAAGGAGGGCACTGTCCAGGAGGCTGCGCTGCGTGGAGTCGAGCGGCTCTGGCGCTTCGCCGGCCCGAAGGGCATCGTTCAGGAGATCTTCACGACGCCGCTGACCACGGCTGAGCCGCTGCGCATGATCAGCTCCGGCTTCGTGACCGGTGAGTCGGGCATGGGCCACGTCGCGATCACCTCCCGCGACCCGCTCGGCATCCACCGCTACTACGACACGCTCTTCGACTCGCGGCTCTCGGACTACATCGACGAGAACATCAGCGGCCTGACGCTCAAGATCCGCTTCCTGCGGGTCAACGAGCGGCACCACTCGATCGCCGTCGCCAACGTGCACGGCCTCAAGGTCGACCCGATCCGCACGCGCGCCCAGCACGTCAACATCGAGGCGGCGTCGCTGGAGGACATGCTCGGTGCGTACGAGCGGGTCCGGGCCCTCGGGTTCACGATGGCCTGGTCGGTCGGTCAGCACACCAACGACCGCGAGCTGTCCTTCTACTGCGTCACGCCGTCGGGCTTCGAGCTCGAGGTCGGCTGGAACCCGATCGTGTTCACCCCCGAGCTCGAGAACGCCTGGCAGGTCGCCACCCACCAGGGCATCAGCGTCTGGGGCCACCAGCCGGTCGACCCCGGCATCCTCGACAAGCTCGGCCAGATCCGCGGCGCCGCCCTCAACGCGCGCCGTCCCGAGATCGCCGTGCCCGGCCTCAGCACCCCCGCAGGAGCAGCATCATGA
- a CDS encoding 1-acyl-sn-glycerol-3-phosphate acyltransferase: protein MIEGTRSLAIEAVRRYHRLEIELPDEIPDGPILFVANHGFGSLFDLNVLATLAALDDLELERPVTTLVHQIAWTVGLGPLLEQLDCRPASRTAAQESLAGGRHVLVFPGGDLDAFKARKDKDRIVFGGRSGFARMAIEQDVPIVPLVTAGAGDTLLVLDDGQGLARRLKLDQLLRLKALPVSVTFPWGLNVGLAGFLPYLGIPVQLRTRVLPASTAYDGEDARAFASRIETVMQATLDELSRQNG, encoded by the coding sequence ATGATCGAGGGCACGCGGAGCCTGGCGATCGAGGCCGTGCGGCGCTACCACCGCCTGGAGATCGAGCTGCCGGACGAGATCCCCGACGGCCCGATTCTCTTCGTCGCGAACCACGGCTTCGGCAGCCTGTTCGATCTCAACGTGCTCGCGACGCTCGCAGCCCTCGACGACCTCGAGCTCGAGCGGCCGGTCACCACGCTGGTCCACCAGATCGCCTGGACCGTCGGCCTCGGCCCGCTCCTCGAGCAGCTCGACTGCCGGCCCGCCAGCAGGACCGCCGCGCAGGAGTCCCTAGCCGGGGGTCGCCACGTCCTGGTCTTCCCCGGAGGCGACCTCGACGCCTTCAAGGCCCGCAAGGACAAGGACCGCATCGTCTTCGGCGGCCGGTCCGGCTTCGCCCGGATGGCGATCGAGCAGGACGTCCCGATCGTCCCGCTGGTGACCGCAGGAGCCGGAGACACGCTGCTGGTCCTGGACGACGGCCAGGGCCTGGCCCGCCGGCTCAAGCTCGACCAGCTCCTCCGGCTCAAGGCCCTGCCCGTGTCCGTCACGTTCCCCTGGGGGCTGAACGTCGGGCTCGCCGGCTTCCTGCCGTACCTGGGGATCCCCGTCCAGCTGCGGACCCGTGTCCTCCCGGCGAGCACGGCGTACGACGGGGAGGACGCGCGTGCCTTCGCCAGCCGGATCGAGACTGTCATGCAGGCAACGCTCGACGAGCTCAGCCGTCAGAACGGCTGA
- a CDS encoding bifunctional 3-(3-hydroxy-phenyl)propionate/3-hydroxycinnamic acid hydroxylase has product MSTNQYDVVVVGLGPTGLTMATLLGRRGLSVLVLEREPEFYGMARAVYTDDEALRVFQTAGVADEIHADMNVDSAVQWVKADGTLLVQFRESQRPLSWPVTNFLYQPSLENRLEELLARYPHVEVRRGREVVSFEQDDDGVTVVHAGSTGSGYGKREAVLDEATESVRASFLIGADGGRSVVRTQLGTDMTGKSYPERWLVIDLEAKDAPDGGHSDAFRHLPYFDFVCDPDLPTVSCPQPGGHHRFEFALKDEDDKDEFESDETVRRLMARYVDPDEVVVIRQLVYTFNAVVADRWREGRVLLAGDAAHMTPQFIGQGMNAGVRDSDNLSWKLEAIVKHGADLAILDSYESERRPHAKAMIDLSVFNKSLVSVKSPAKARARDAALWTALRTPGIAGWVRRAGMKPKPRYRKGAYLGLPRNVRGVEGTLSPQPMVRRYDGRPVRLDDAIGIGWSVIGIGVDPREALGADLDTWARVEPSYVTIYDFGTRPQGAVGDGRRRAGLVDLEDTSGAFVGWLRRHGVREGSVVVLRPDKFVFGTARGNTGELTRALVAQLGLAPAGTHAADTIAQPA; this is encoded by the coding sequence ATGAGCACGAACCAGTACGACGTCGTCGTGGTCGGCCTCGGCCCGACCGGCCTGACCATGGCCACCCTGCTCGGCCGCCGCGGTCTGAGCGTCCTCGTCCTCGAGCGCGAGCCCGAGTTCTACGGCATGGCCCGCGCGGTCTACACCGACGACGAGGCCTTGCGGGTCTTCCAGACCGCCGGCGTCGCTGATGAGATCCACGCCGACATGAACGTCGACAGCGCCGTGCAGTGGGTCAAGGCCGACGGCACGCTGCTCGTGCAGTTCCGGGAGTCGCAGCGCCCCCTGTCGTGGCCGGTGACCAACTTCCTCTACCAGCCCTCTCTGGAGAACCGCCTCGAGGAGCTGCTCGCCCGCTACCCGCACGTCGAGGTCCGCCGCGGTCGTGAGGTCGTCTCCTTCGAGCAGGACGACGACGGCGTCACGGTCGTCCACGCCGGTTCCACCGGGTCCGGGTACGGCAAGCGCGAGGCCGTCCTCGACGAGGCGACCGAGTCCGTGCGGGCGTCCTTCCTGATCGGCGCCGACGGTGGCCGCAGCGTCGTACGGACTCAGCTCGGCACCGACATGACCGGCAAGAGCTACCCCGAGCGCTGGCTCGTGATCGACCTCGAGGCCAAGGACGCTCCTGACGGTGGGCACAGTGATGCCTTCCGCCACCTGCCCTACTTCGACTTCGTCTGCGACCCCGACCTGCCGACGGTCAGCTGCCCTCAGCCGGGCGGCCACCACCGCTTCGAGTTCGCGCTCAAGGACGAGGACGACAAGGACGAGTTCGAGTCCGACGAGACGGTCCGCCGCCTGATGGCGCGCTACGTCGACCCCGACGAGGTCGTCGTGATCCGCCAGCTCGTCTACACCTTCAACGCCGTCGTCGCCGACCGGTGGCGCGAGGGCCGGGTCCTGCTCGCCGGCGACGCGGCCCACATGACCCCGCAGTTCATCGGCCAGGGCATGAACGCCGGCGTCCGCGACTCCGACAACTTGTCCTGGAAGCTCGAGGCGATCGTCAAGCACGGCGCCGACCTCGCCATTCTCGACTCCTACGAGTCCGAGCGCCGCCCGCATGCCAAGGCGATGATCGACCTGTCGGTCTTCAACAAGTCCCTGGTCTCGGTGAAGAGCCCGGCGAAGGCACGGGCTCGTGACGCCGCGCTGTGGACCGCCCTGCGCACCCCGGGAATCGCGGGCTGGGTCCGACGTGCCGGCATGAAGCCCAAGCCCCGCTACCGGAAGGGCGCCTACCTCGGCCTGCCGCGCAACGTGCGAGGCGTCGAGGGCACCCTGTCGCCGCAGCCGATGGTCCGCCGGTACGACGGCCGGCCGGTCCGGCTCGACGACGCCATCGGCATCGGCTGGTCGGTCATCGGCATCGGCGTCGACCCCCGCGAGGCTCTCGGCGCGGACCTCGACACGTGGGCCCGGGTCGAGCCGTCGTACGTCACGATCTACGACTTCGGCACCCGGCCGCAGGGAGCGGTCGGCGACGGACGACGCCGCGCGGGCCTCGTGGACCTCGAGGACACCTCGGGCGCCTTCGTCGGCTGGCTGCGCCGCCACGGCGTGCGCGAGGGTTCTGTCGTGGTGCTCCGGCCGGACAAGTTCGTGTTCGGGACCGCCCGAGGCAACACCGGCGAGCTGACCCGCGCCCTCGTCGCCCAGCTGGGCCTCGCCCCGGCGGGCACGCACGCCGCGGACACGATCGCGCAGCCGGCCTGA
- a CDS encoding PASTA domain-containing protein — protein MSMLSRPPSRLPLWQTWWVIVPALLLCFPLGLVGVWLRPGLTTNLRWVLTGATAAFLVLVLALPDEPSPTGRDEAPAASAPEVDAVVDQKPTGTPTAAVPVAVPDLVGQDREEARAALEGVGLVLGEIATEPSRRAADSVLRQSTAAGTEAAPGSSVDVVLAAPLPEVPDVLGLREGKAVKRLERAGFVVDVSTRVTRTGADGVVLEQRPGAATGKRPGATIRIVVSDVQIAPLAQSPPADRNCTPGYSPCLAPASDYDCAGGSGDGPEYVYGTVRVTGSDPYDLDRDGNGIGCD, from the coding sequence ATGTCCATGCTGTCGCGACCACCGTCGCGCCTGCCGCTGTGGCAGACGTGGTGGGTGATCGTGCCCGCCCTGCTCCTCTGCTTCCCGCTCGGCCTCGTCGGGGTCTGGCTGCGCCCCGGCCTGACCACGAACCTGAGGTGGGTCCTCACCGGCGCCACGGCCGCCTTCCTGGTGCTCGTCCTCGCGCTTCCCGACGAGCCGTCGCCGACCGGGCGAGACGAGGCGCCGGCCGCCTCGGCGCCCGAGGTGGACGCCGTCGTCGACCAGAAGCCCACCGGTACGCCGACGGCGGCGGTCCCGGTGGCGGTGCCGGACCTCGTGGGGCAGGACCGGGAGGAGGCGCGGGCGGCGCTGGAGGGCGTCGGCCTGGTGCTCGGGGAGATCGCGACGGAGCCCTCGCGGCGGGCTGCGGACTCGGTGCTCCGGCAGAGCACGGCCGCCGGTACGGAGGCGGCGCCGGGGTCGTCGGTCGACGTGGTGCTCGCGGCGCCCCTGCCGGAGGTGCCGGACGTGCTCGGGCTGCGGGAGGGCAAGGCGGTGAAGCGGCTCGAGAGGGCGGGCTTCGTCGTCGACGTCTCGACGAGGGTGACCCGGACGGGTGCGGACGGCGTCGTCCTGGAGCAGCGGCCCGGCGCCGCCACCGGGAAGCGGCCGGGGGCGACGATCAGGATCGTGGTCTCCGACGTGCAGATCGCGCCACTGGCACAGAGCCCGCCGGCAGACAGGAACTGCACGCCGGGCTACTCCCCCTGCCTGGCGCCGGCCAGCGACTACGACTGCGCGGGCGGCTCGGGCGACGGCCCCGAGTACGTGTACGGGACGGTGCGGGTCACGGGCAGCGACCCGTACGACCTCGATCGCGACGGCAACGGCATCGGCTGCGACTGA
- a CDS encoding adenosylcobinamide-GDP ribazoletransferase, producing the protein MSVAVAGRSLRLSIGMLTALRVPAVLRVTPGVATGALLLAPLAVLPLGALVGVVVWGGGRLDLPALAVAFVALAALAAGSRALHLDGLSDVADGLTSSHDRERSLAVMKSGTAGPAGVAALVLVLGAQAAGLTWFVSYGGEVRTAVVAGAAVCASRAALWITACRLAPPARADGLGVTFTRRVPVPVAVVGWAGLAALAMLVDPVRGPVTVGVAALVVVVLTAHAVRRLGGVTGDVFGAGIELALAVLLIGLAGA; encoded by the coding sequence ATGAGCGTCGCCGTCGCCGGCCGCAGCCTGCGGCTGTCGATCGGGATGCTGACCGCGCTGCGCGTCCCCGCGGTGCTGCGGGTCACGCCCGGCGTCGCGACCGGTGCGCTCCTGCTCGCGCCGCTCGCCGTCCTCCCTCTCGGTGCGCTCGTGGGCGTGGTCGTGTGGGGCGGCGGCCGGCTCGACCTGCCCGCGCTCGCGGTCGCCTTCGTCGCCCTCGCCGCGCTCGCCGCCGGCAGCCGCGCCCTCCACCTCGACGGCCTCTCCGACGTCGCCGACGGCCTCACCTCCTCCCATGACCGGGAGCGTTCGCTGGCCGTCATGAAGAGCGGTACGGCGGGCCCCGCGGGCGTCGCGGCCCTGGTGCTGGTGCTGGGGGCGCAGGCCGCCGGGCTGACCTGGTTCGTCTCCTACGGCGGCGAGGTCCGCACCGCCGTCGTGGCGGGCGCGGCGGTGTGCGCCTCGCGCGCCGCGCTCTGGATCACGGCGTGCCGGCTCGCTCCGCCGGCGCGCGCGGACGGGCTGGGCGTGACCTTCACCCGACGGGTCCCGGTGCCGGTCGCCGTGGTCGGCTGGGCCGGCCTCGCCGCGCTGGCGATGCTGGTCGACCCGGTCCGCGGACCGGTCACCGTGGGCGTGGCGGCGCTCGTCGTCGTCGTGCTGACGGCCCACGCCGTGCGCCGCCTCGGCGGGGTCACCGGCGACGTGTTCGGCGCGGGCATCGAGCTGGCGCTCGCCGTGCTCCTGATAGGACTGGCGGGTGCCTGA
- a CDS encoding class I SAM-dependent methyltransferase, whose amino-acid sequence MTAIDRDAAKAFQKRMVRVMNDSALGLLLGIGDELGLLDVLARTGPADSGTLAEAAGVDERYLREWLDGIVAGGVATYDAATGRYALPPEHAACLTPADGPVNLARSLKMLTMLAGVEPELRERFRYGGGLGYEHYPRFHALMAEDAAATHDAGLLDVVVPAVPGLHERLTQGARLADIGCGSGHAVNLLARAYPAGEFVGYDLGAEAIEAARAEAADWGLANARFEVRDVAELGEEAAYDVVTAFDAIHDQAFPDRVLAGIAAALRPGGTLLMVDIKAESGVENNLTLPWASYLYTLSLMHCMTVSLAQGGAGLGTVWGRRTAVRMLEEAGLVDVEVQEIRTDPFNYFYVARRPAGS is encoded by the coding sequence ATGACGGCGATCGACCGGGACGCGGCGAAGGCGTTCCAGAAGCGCATGGTCCGGGTCATGAACGACTCCGCGCTGGGCCTGCTCCTCGGCATCGGCGACGAGCTCGGGCTGCTCGACGTCCTCGCGCGCACCGGCCCGGCCGACAGCGGCACGCTGGCCGAGGCGGCCGGCGTGGACGAGCGGTACCTGCGGGAGTGGCTCGACGGGATCGTGGCCGGCGGCGTGGCGACGTACGACGCCGCCACCGGCCGCTACGCGCTGCCGCCGGAGCACGCGGCCTGCCTGACCCCCGCCGACGGTCCGGTCAACCTGGCCCGGAGCCTGAAGATGCTGACCATGCTGGCCGGGGTGGAGCCGGAGCTGCGCGAGCGGTTCCGGTACGGCGGCGGGCTGGGGTACGAGCACTACCCGCGGTTCCACGCCCTCATGGCCGAGGACGCCGCCGCGACCCACGACGCGGGCCTGCTCGACGTCGTGGTCCCGGCGGTGCCCGGGCTCCACGAGCGGCTGACGCAGGGCGCGCGGCTGGCCGACATCGGCTGCGGGTCCGGGCACGCCGTCAACCTGCTGGCCCGGGCCTACCCGGCCGGCGAGTTCGTCGGGTACGACCTCGGCGCCGAGGCGATCGAGGCGGCCCGGGCGGAGGCGGCCGACTGGGGCCTGGCCAACGCCCGGTTCGAGGTCCGCGACGTCGCCGAGCTGGGCGAGGAGGCGGCGTACGACGTCGTGACGGCCTTCGACGCCATCCACGACCAGGCGTTCCCCGACCGGGTGCTCGCCGGCATCGCGGCCGCGCTGCGTCCCGGCGGCACGCTGCTGATGGTCGACATCAAGGCCGAGTCCGGGGTCGAGAACAACCTGACCCTGCCGTGGGCGAGCTATCTCTACACGCTGAGCCTGATGCACTGCATGACGGTGTCCCTCGCCCAGGGCGGCGCCGGGCTCGGCACCGTGTGGGGCCGGCGGACGGCGGTGCGGATGCTGGAGGAGGCGGGCCTGGTCGACGTGGAGGTCCAGGAGATCCGGACCGACCCGTTCAACTACTTCTACGTCGCGCGCAGGCCTGCGGGCTCTTAG
- a CDS encoding DMT family transporter, whose product MAWLVLVVSGGLEAVWATALSRSEGFSRLAPSLVFLVAVVASMLGLGYAMRSLPIGTAYAVWVGIGAALTVVIAMASGEEPVSVVRILLLLGLVGCVIGLKLAH is encoded by the coding sequence ATGGCGTGGTTGGTGCTGGTGGTGTCCGGCGGGCTCGAGGCGGTGTGGGCGACGGCCCTGTCACGGTCCGAGGGTTTCAGCAGGCTCGCGCCGTCGCTGGTGTTCCTCGTCGCGGTGGTGGCGAGCATGCTGGGGCTGGGCTACGCGATGCGCTCGCTGCCCATCGGGACGGCGTACGCCGTGTGGGTCGGGATCGGCGCGGCGCTCACGGTGGTGATCGCGATGGCGAGCGGCGAGGAGCCGGTCAGCGTGGTGCGGATCCTGCTGCTGCTCGGCCTGGTCGGGTGCGTCATCGGGCTCAAGCTGGCGCACTGA